A genome region from Pseudomonas helmanticensis includes the following:
- a CDS encoding alkaline phosphatase family protein: MPTPPNPVRNVLYIMCDQLRRDYLSCYGHPHLHTPNIDRLAAAGVRFSRAYTQGTICGPSRMSAYTGRYVSSHQVAWNAVPLPLEELTIGDYLRPHGIRTALVGKTHATANVDALQRLAINPDSQQAEILNEVGFEPYMRHDGIYPDDPLFADKRESAPYTHYLREQGFDGKNPWHDWANAAEGENGEILSGWQMRHANLPARIPEQHSETVYTTNRAIDFIAEQGEKSWCLHLSYIKPHWPYIVPAPYHALYSTKSILEAVRAAPSEASKHPVYTAFRQHEESLNFSRDSVRLTVIPTYMGLIKQVDDQLGRLFDFLQSNGRWDDTLIVFTSDHGDFLGDHWLGEKEFLLEQAVGVPLIVRDPRAAADLTRGTVDHRLAETIDALPTFLEALGLPDAAHRLEGRSLIPLLHGENPDWRRYAISEYDYAFQAPARERLGQPIDRCRMTMVRSERWKYLAYDGFRPQLFDLLNDPQELHDLGDDPEFAAVREEHAGYLFEWVRGLKRRTTISHQEIDLRGQRFRYGEPETEKVVQIGVW, translated from the coding sequence ATGCCCACCCCGCCAAACCCCGTGCGCAATGTGCTGTACATCATGTGCGATCAACTGCGCCGCGATTACCTGTCCTGCTACGGCCACCCGCATTTGCACACACCGAACATCGATCGCCTGGCCGCCGCCGGCGTACGTTTCAGCCGCGCGTACACCCAAGGCACGATTTGCGGCCCGTCGCGAATGTCGGCCTACACCGGGCGCTACGTCAGCAGCCATCAGGTGGCGTGGAACGCCGTGCCGTTGCCACTGGAAGAATTGACCATCGGCGATTACCTGCGCCCGCACGGCATCCGTACTGCATTGGTCGGCAAGACCCACGCAACGGCGAACGTGGATGCCTTGCAGCGGCTGGCGATCAATCCCGATAGCCAACAAGCGGAAATCCTCAACGAAGTCGGCTTCGAACCGTACATGCGCCACGACGGTATCTATCCCGACGATCCGCTGTTCGCCGACAAACGCGAATCCGCGCCCTACACCCATTATCTGCGCGAGCAGGGTTTCGACGGCAAAAACCCCTGGCACGACTGGGCCAATGCCGCCGAAGGCGAAAACGGTGAAATCCTCAGTGGCTGGCAAATGCGTCATGCGAATTTGCCAGCACGAATTCCCGAGCAACACTCAGAGACTGTCTACACTACAAATCGAGCCATCGACTTCATCGCCGAGCAAGGTGAGAAATCCTGGTGTTTACACCTTTCCTATATCAAACCGCACTGGCCTTACATCGTACCAGCTCCATACCACGCCTTGTACAGTACGAAATCGATTCTCGAAGCGGTCCGCGCGGCGCCCTCAGAAGCCAGCAAACACCCCGTATACACTGCCTTTCGCCAGCACGAGGAAAGCCTCAACTTCTCCCGCGATTCAGTACGATTGACTGTAATTCCCACCTACATGGGCTTGATCAAGCAAGTGGATGATCAGCTCGGGCGTCTGTTCGACTTTTTGCAAAGCAACGGCCGTTGGGACGACACACTGATCGTGTTCACCAGCGATCACGGCGACTTCCTCGGCGATCATTGGCTCGGTGAGAAGGAGTTCTTGCTGGAGCAGGCGGTGGGTGTGCCGTTGATCGTGCGTGACCCTCGGGCGGCGGCGGATCTCACGCGCGGAACGGTGGACCATCGGCTGGCGGAAACCATCGATGCGTTGCCGACCTTCCTTGAAGCGCTGGGATTACCGGATGCGGCGCATCGACTGGAAGGGCGCTCTTTGATCCCGCTTCTTCATGGCGAAAACCCGGACTGGCGCCGCTATGCGATCAGCGAATACGACTACGCCTTTCAGGCACCGGCGCGAGAGCGACTGGGTCAGCCGATCGACCGTTGCCGCATGACCATGGTGCGCAGCGAGCGCTGGAAATACCTGGCGTACGACGGCTTTCGGCCGCAGTTGTTTGATCTGCTCAATGACCCGCAGGAGCTGCATGATTTGGGTGATGACCCGGAATTCGCAGCGGTGCGCGAGGAGCATGCGGGGTATTTGTTCGAGTGGGTGCGGGGGTTGAAACGACGCACGACGATCAGTCATCAGGAGATAGATTTGCGTGGGCAGCGGTTTCGTTACGGTGAGCCGGAAACCGAGAAGGTCGTGCAGATCGGCGTTTGGTGA
- a CDS encoding TonB-dependent receptor — translation MSPLNLASPLTPRRLKRLPLALLLAGSASWTHSYAAETQAPTPVPAGKPVANSSQLETVTVTTRRREESSQDVPTPMSVVSGQNLETQRVYRIQDLQQLVPSVNVAYMHARQSSVSIRGLGNNPASDGLEGSVGLYIDNVYLGRPGMAVFDLMDIEQLEVLRGPQGTLFGKNTTAGVINISTRAPTFTPERSIETSVGEDGYFQTKGTISGPLNDELAGRFSAYRTRSDGDIKNEYNGHDLNGGSRDGFRAQLLFKPNEDFNLRWIGDYNEEDSSAGTRVLYNTGPTINGVNLYSARAAAAGATLVNGSHRKVNLDSDQHVTVHQGGTSVEANWALPSDFTLTSISSYRFWNFTPKNDDGLNVASTYNAGVSVEDKQYSQEFRLASPKGEFFDYVVGAYYFGNDLDNKSFAYYGPQADIWNGTPAVALANIGSVGNGHIKTDSFALFAQGTWHLSERLDFTAGVRGTYEEKNAWVTRDAPVGGAAVAGAAATARRGRAGAYDSGDLNQYSSSPSGLLNLSYRITDDLLGYATVSHGEKSGGVNLSVGSAPAAGADSLLIGTERANNAELGFKSTLWDRRLQLNANVFWTQVNAYQTNAYDDVNRVQYLTNAGSVRSRGTEFESTVIPLRGLTLNFNGSFNDVSYLSYKDAPCPPEISQAPGAPASCDLSGHQVVGASKWIGNANGEYKWNLDNGFEPYVTGSYAFRSKAVGTVEDSDYGQIPSYAVVNLSTGLRGDFNQGQWDISLWLKNAFDKTYYTTLWTGGNGGYEGLLGTPRTLGVTGRYDF, via the coding sequence ATGAGTCCGTTGAACCTCGCGTCACCCCTAACACCACGACGGCTCAAACGCCTGCCTCTGGCCCTGTTGCTGGCAGGGAGCGCCAGCTGGACGCACAGCTACGCGGCGGAAACGCAAGCGCCGACGCCGGTACCCGCAGGCAAACCGGTGGCGAACAGTTCGCAGTTGGAAACGGTCACCGTTACCACTCGCCGCCGCGAAGAAAGTTCGCAGGACGTGCCGACACCAATGAGCGTGGTCAGCGGCCAGAATCTGGAGACGCAACGGGTTTACCGGATTCAGGATTTGCAGCAACTGGTGCCCAGCGTCAACGTCGCCTACATGCACGCGCGGCAGTCCAGCGTGTCGATCCGTGGCCTGGGCAACAACCCGGCCAGCGATGGTCTGGAAGGCAGCGTCGGGTTGTACATCGACAACGTCTATCTGGGCCGCCCGGGGATGGCGGTGTTCGACTTGATGGACATCGAACAGCTCGAAGTTCTGCGCGGGCCGCAGGGCACGTTGTTCGGCAAGAACACCACCGCCGGGGTGATCAACATCAGCACCCGCGCGCCGACGTTCACGCCTGAGCGCAGCATCGAAACCTCGGTTGGCGAGGATGGTTATTTTCAAACCAAAGGCACGATTTCCGGGCCGCTCAACGATGAATTGGCCGGACGTTTTTCGGCGTATCGCACGCGCAGCGACGGCGACATCAAGAACGAATACAACGGCCATGATCTGAATGGCGGCTCGCGCGATGGCTTCCGTGCGCAGTTGCTGTTCAAGCCGAATGAAGACTTCAACCTGCGCTGGATCGGCGACTACAACGAAGAGGATTCCAGCGCCGGCACCCGCGTGTTGTACAACACCGGGCCGACCATCAATGGCGTCAATCTCTACTCGGCGCGGGCGGCTGCCGCTGGCGCAACGCTGGTCAACGGTTCGCACCGCAAGGTCAATCTGGACAGCGACCAACACGTCACCGTGCACCAGGGCGGCACCTCGGTTGAAGCCAATTGGGCACTGCCGAGCGATTTCACCCTGACCTCGATCAGCTCGTATCGCTTCTGGAATTTCACCCCGAAAAATGACGATGGTCTCAACGTCGCGTCGACTTACAACGCTGGTGTATCGGTAGAAGACAAACAGTACTCACAGGAATTTCGTCTGGCTTCGCCCAAAGGCGAGTTCTTCGATTACGTTGTTGGCGCCTACTACTTCGGCAACGATCTGGACAACAAATCCTTCGCCTATTACGGCCCGCAAGCGGATATCTGGAACGGCACGCCGGCCGTTGCGCTGGCTAACATTGGCAGCGTCGGCAACGGCCATATCAAGACCGACAGTTTTGCGCTGTTTGCCCAAGGCACCTGGCACCTCAGCGAGCGTCTGGATTTCACGGCCGGCGTGCGTGGTACTTACGAAGAGAAGAACGCCTGGGTCACTCGCGATGCGCCGGTCGGTGGCGCGGCGGTGGCGGGTGCAGCGGCGACGGCGCGACGCGGTCGTGCCGGTGCCTACGATTCCGGCGACTTGAATCAGTACAGTTCCAGCCCGTCCGGTTTGCTCAACCTCAGCTATCGCATCACTGACGATTTACTCGGTTACGCGACCGTGTCCCACGGTGAAAAATCAGGCGGCGTTAACCTCTCGGTCGGCTCTGCACCAGCCGCCGGCGCTGACTCGCTGCTGATCGGCACCGAACGCGCAAACAACGCCGAACTCGGTTTCAAAAGCACGCTGTGGGATCGACGTTTGCAGCTTAACGCCAACGTATTCTGGACCCAGGTCAACGCCTATCAGACCAACGCCTACGACGACGTCAACCGCGTGCAATACCTGACCAACGCCGGTTCGGTGCGCTCGCGCGGCACCGAGTTTGAAAGCACGGTGATCCCGTTGCGCGGCCTCACGCTGAACTTCAACGGCTCCTTCAACGACGTCAGCTACCTCTCCTACAAAGACGCGCCATGCCCGCCGGAAATCAGCCAGGCGCCGGGTGCCCCAGCCTCTTGCGACCTCAGCGGCCATCAAGTGGTCGGCGCTTCGAAATGGATCGGCAACGCCAACGGTGAATACAAATGGAATCTTGATAACGGCTTCGAACCCTACGTCACCGGCAGCTACGCCTTCCGCTCGAAAGCCGTCGGTACGGTCGAGGATTCCGACTACGGGCAGATCCCGAGTTACGCAGTGGTCAATCTCTCCACCGGCCTGCGCGGCGACTTCAACCAAGGGCAGTGGGACATCTCGCTGTGGCTGAAAAACGCCTTCGACAAAACCTACTACACGACCCTGTGGACGGGCGGCAACGGCGGCTATGAAGGCTTGCTCGGCACGCCAAGAACCCTCGGCGTCACCGGTCGCTACGACTTCTGA
- a CDS encoding TauD/TfdA dioxygenase family protein: MSNAALAVKPAVHALEIHPVAGRIGAEIRGVHLSGELDAATVEAIQQALIQYKVVFFREQTQLDDQRQEAFAHLLGEPVAHPTVPSREGTRYLLELDGAEGQRANSWHTDVTFVDAYPKASILRSVVAPAFGGDTLWANTATAYNGLPSELRELADKLIAVHSNEYDYASAKPDVSAEKLELYRKVFTSTVYETEHPVVRVHPISGEKSLLLGHFVKRIKGYSQADSAHLFGLLQSHVIRQENTVRWRWQAGDVAIWDNRSTQHYAIDDYGTQDRVVRRVTLKGEVPVGANGQRSQTIKGADIVGV, encoded by the coding sequence ATGAGCAATGCCGCACTCGCTGTAAAACCCGCTGTCCACGCGCTGGAAATTCACCCGGTGGCCGGTCGTATCGGCGCCGAGATTCGTGGCGTGCACTTGTCCGGTGAGCTGGACGCCGCCACCGTCGAAGCCATCCAGCAGGCTCTGATTCAATACAAGGTGGTGTTCTTCCGCGAACAGACCCAGCTCGACGATCAGCGTCAGGAAGCCTTCGCCCATCTGCTCGGCGAACCTGTGGCGCACCCGACCGTGCCGTCGCGTGAAGGCACGCGCTATCTGCTCGAACTGGACGGCGCTGAAGGTCAGCGCGCCAACTCTTGGCACACTGACGTGACCTTCGTCGATGCCTACCCGAAAGCCTCGATCCTGCGTTCGGTGGTGGCCCCGGCATTCGGTGGCGACACCCTGTGGGCCAACACCGCGACGGCGTACAACGGCCTGCCGAGCGAGCTGCGTGAACTGGCCGATAAACTGATCGCCGTGCACAGCAACGAATACGACTACGCCAGCGCCAAGCCTGACGTCTCGGCGGAGAAGCTTGAGCTCTATCGCAAGGTCTTCACCTCGACCGTCTACGAGACCGAGCACCCGGTGGTGCGTGTGCACCCGATCAGTGGCGAGAAGAGCTTGTTGCTCGGGCATTTCGTCAAACGCATCAAGGGTTATTCGCAGGCAGATTCGGCGCACCTGTTCGGCTTGCTGCAGAGCCATGTGATTCGCCAGGAAAACACCGTGCGCTGGCGCTGGCAGGCGGGTGATGTGGCGATCTGGGATAACCGCTCGACGCAGCATTACGCGATTGATGATTACGGCACTCAGGATCGGGTGGTGCGTCGGGTGACACTCAAAGGTGAAGTGCCGGTGGGTGCAAACGGGCAGCGCAGTCAAACCATCAAAGGCGCAGATATCGTCGGCGTCTGA
- a CDS encoding ABC transporter substrate-binding protein has protein sequence MNLPFKRVFSLFAVPALAGLLAFTVHADELKEIRIAVPDLSAGTQHSGGGVVDVLRDQQIFEKAFADQGIKIQWSFFKGAGPVINEAFANGQVDLAYLGDLAAIIGKSNGLDTRLLSASARGVKQYLGVVPGSGIKTLQDLKGKRVAIFRGTATQLSFDAALASQGLSEKDLKVINLDFTGATAALAAKQIDASWGSSGLAALQTKGLAELPLNTKDLGGAGSVQSVLVGTGKFVDAHPEAVAKLLKAQQQAVEWLTQDSNKDAYVQLVSGLASYPPVILTEDLKDQKLSEVFPSTLDPAFLDSLQDKVDLAAQQRLIRKPFKVNEWVAPELAAAKL, from the coding sequence ATGAACCTTCCCTTCAAACGTGTTTTCAGTCTGTTTGCCGTTCCTGCACTGGCGGGCCTGCTGGCGTTCACCGTTCACGCCGACGAACTCAAGGAAATCAGGATCGCCGTGCCCGACCTGAGTGCCGGCACTCAGCACAGCGGTGGCGGTGTGGTCGACGTATTGCGCGATCAGCAGATCTTCGAAAAGGCCTTCGCCGATCAGGGCATCAAGATTCAGTGGAGTTTCTTCAAAGGCGCCGGACCGGTGATCAATGAGGCGTTCGCCAATGGCCAGGTGGATCTGGCGTATCTGGGCGATCTGGCGGCGATCATCGGCAAGTCCAATGGTCTCGATACCCGGTTGCTCAGCGCGAGTGCGCGTGGGGTGAAGCAGTATCTGGGCGTAGTGCCTGGCTCGGGGATCAAGACCCTGCAGGATCTGAAGGGCAAGCGCGTGGCGATCTTCCGGGGTACTGCGACGCAACTGTCGTTTGACGCGGCGCTGGCCAGTCAGGGCTTGAGCGAGAAAGATCTGAAGGTCATTAACCTCGACTTCACCGGCGCGACCGCAGCGCTGGCGGCCAAACAGATTGATGCATCGTGGGGCAGTTCCGGGTTGGCGGCGTTGCAGACCAAGGGCCTCGCCGAGTTGCCGTTGAACACCAAGGATCTCGGTGGTGCTGGCAGTGTGCAGTCGGTACTGGTTGGCACCGGCAAGTTTGTCGATGCGCATCCGGAGGCAGTGGCGAAGTTGTTGAAGGCGCAGCAGCAGGCAGTGGAGTGGCTAACGCAGGACAGCAACAAGGACGCCTATGTGCAATTGGTGTCGGGGCTGGCGAGTTATCCGCCGGTGATTCTCACTGAAGATCTGAAAGATCAGAAACTGAGCGAAGTATTCCCGTCGACGCTGGATCCGGCGTTCCTGGATAGCTTGCAGGACAAGGTCGATCTGGCGGCGCAGCAGAGACTGATTCGCAAGCCGTTCAAGGTTAATGAATGGGTGGCGCCGGAGTTGGCCGCGGCGAAGCTTTAA
- a CDS encoding LysR family transcriptional regulator, whose product MDLRQLRYFIALNEHRSFVRAADAMGITQPAFSRSIQGLEQEFGCVLVDRGNKDLRPTPEGQVVLQHALSLVQGAAMLSAEVTQMTKLDAGEVHFGCGPAPAVKLVPDAVAQFINAHPKVRTCFQVDNWEKLSRALSREEIEFFIADIRHFEADPNFQTQALTPKRGVFFCRPGHPLLAKESLSTNDMFDYPLATTRIPPGIRKLLANLSGRIDFSPTIETEHFPALVKVVLQSNAIGVGTEEAFVEDIAKGSLVLLHWRNLPQNLESMNARCGIVSRTGFRLSPAARAMIETLVAVDREEHRVAV is encoded by the coding sequence ATGGATCTTCGCCAGTTGCGTTACTTCATCGCCCTCAACGAACACCGCAGTTTTGTCCGTGCGGCGGACGCGATGGGCATCACTCAACCGGCGTTCAGCCGCAGTATTCAAGGGCTGGAGCAAGAATTCGGCTGCGTGCTGGTGGATCGCGGCAACAAGGATTTACGCCCCACCCCCGAAGGCCAAGTGGTGCTGCAACACGCCCTGAGCCTGGTACAAGGCGCGGCGATGCTCAGCGCGGAAGTGACGCAGATGACCAAGCTCGATGCCGGCGAAGTGCACTTCGGCTGCGGCCCGGCGCCGGCGGTGAAACTGGTGCCGGATGCAGTGGCGCAATTCATCAATGCGCACCCGAAAGTGCGCACCTGTTTTCAAGTGGATAACTGGGAAAAACTCAGCCGCGCGCTGAGCCGTGAAGAGATCGAATTCTTCATCGCCGACATCCGCCATTTCGAGGCGGATCCGAACTTTCAGACTCAAGCCCTGACACCGAAACGCGGAGTGTTTTTTTGCCGTCCGGGGCATCCGTTGTTGGCCAAGGAAAGCCTGTCGACCAACGACATGTTCGACTACCCGCTGGCGACCACGCGGATCCCGCCGGGCATTCGTAAATTGCTGGCGAACCTCAGTGGACGCATCGATTTTTCCCCGACCATCGAGACCGAGCATTTTCCGGCGCTGGTGAAAGTGGTGCTGCAATCGAATGCGATTGGCGTCGGTACGGAAGAGGCGTTTGTCGAGGACATTGCCAAGGGTTCGCTGGTGCTGCTGCACTGGCGCAATTTGCCGCAGAACCTGGAGAGCATGAATGCGCGTTGCGGGATTGTCAGCCGTACCGGGTTTCGACTGTCGCCGGCGGCGCGGGCGATGATTGAGACGCTGGTGGCGGTGGATCGAGAGGAACATCGCGTCGCTGTTTAA
- a CDS encoding ABC transporter permease, with amino-acid sequence MARQSLLSLPLPAPPLKSQGISPTINQRLLPWLLPIGLFVLWWLAARNQWMSEQILPAPSLVWNSAVELAHGELWSHLWISLQRLFWGLLAGVCAGALLGAALGFSRRLERLIFPTFAGLAQVPTLAWIPLFMVFFGIGEVLKLVVLIKAIVVPVTLHTLVGVRDAQPKLREAAAVLRLPPHLLIRRLVLPAALPAFMAGVRLALAAGWTSLLAVELLASSEGIGYLMVWARQLFMLDIVFVCIVVIGVIGVAMDRGIGLLDRKLVHWPHPATAEIRRGPRYQGWQRLQPWLLPLGLLALWQLANDQQWVDNNILVSPLAVLITAWDGLLDGTLISGMALSLGRTLGGLLLGGGFGFALGLLLGLSRTSERLLGPTLAAIRQIAIFAWVPLLTAWFGLGELAKWVFVALAAFFPLFIATQRSVANLSPQLNEAAQVLRLSLGQRLRRLVLPGAAPGIFAGLRLSLIYAWLGTIGAEYFMPSNGGIGSQMIGAQQLLRMDLIMAGMLFVGLTGALLNLIGQRLEIRATRWRHA; translated from the coding sequence ATGGCCCGTCAATCCCTGCTCAGTTTGCCGCTGCCGGCGCCACCGCTGAAAAGCCAAGGCATTTCGCCAACCATCAACCAACGCCTGTTGCCGTGGCTGCTGCCCATCGGCCTGTTCGTTTTGTGGTGGCTGGCAGCGCGCAACCAATGGATGAGCGAGCAGATCCTGCCCGCGCCATCACTGGTGTGGAACAGCGCCGTCGAACTGGCGCATGGCGAGTTGTGGAGCCATTTGTGGATCAGTCTGCAGCGATTGTTCTGGGGCTTGCTCGCAGGGGTTTGCGCCGGTGCGTTACTCGGTGCGGCGCTGGGTTTCAGTCGCCGTCTGGAACGTTTGATTTTCCCGACCTTCGCCGGTCTGGCGCAGGTGCCGACGCTGGCGTGGATCCCGCTGTTCATGGTGTTTTTCGGCATCGGCGAAGTGTTGAAACTGGTGGTGCTGATCAAAGCCATCGTCGTCCCCGTGACCCTGCACACACTGGTTGGCGTGCGCGACGCACAGCCGAAACTGCGCGAGGCTGCCGCCGTCTTGCGCCTGCCGCCGCATCTGCTGATTCGTCGATTGGTCTTGCCCGCCGCCCTTCCCGCGTTCATGGCCGGCGTGCGTCTGGCGCTGGCAGCCGGCTGGACGTCGTTGCTGGCGGTCGAGTTGCTCGCTTCCAGCGAAGGCATTGGTTACCTGATGGTCTGGGCGCGCCAGCTGTTCATGCTCGACATCGTCTTCGTGTGCATCGTGGTCATCGGTGTGATCGGCGTGGCGATGGATCGCGGCATCGGGCTGCTGGACCGCAAACTGGTGCACTGGCCACATCCCGCCACTGCCGAGATTCGGCGAGGCCCGCGCTATCAAGGCTGGCAGCGCCTGCAACCGTGGTTGTTGCCGCTGGGCTTGCTGGCGTTGTGGCAACTGGCGAACGATCAGCAGTGGGTCGATAACAACATTCTGGTCAGCCCGCTGGCCGTGTTGATCACTGCTTGGGACGGTTTGCTTGACGGCACGTTGATCAGTGGCATGGCGCTAAGCCTCGGTCGCACCCTCGGTGGTTTGCTGCTGGGTGGCGGGTTCGGTTTCGCCCTCGGCTTGCTGCTGGGGCTGTCGCGCACCAGTGAACGCCTGCTCGGTCCGACCCTCGCCGCCATCCGCCAGATCGCGATTTTCGCCTGGGTGCCGTTGCTCACCGCCTGGTTCGGTCTGGGTGAATTGGCGAAGTGGGTGTTCGTCGCCCTCGCCGCGTTCTTCCCGCTGTTCATCGCCACGCAACGCAGCGTCGCCAATCTCTCACCGCAACTGAACGAAGCCGCGCAAGTCTTGCGCCTCAGCCTCGGCCAGCGCTTGCGTCGCCTGGTGCTGCCGGGCGCCGCGCCGGGGATTTTCGCCGGCCTCAGGCTGAGTCTGATCTACGCCTGGCTCGGCACCATCGGCGCTGAATATTTCATGCCGTCGAATGGCGGCATCGGCAGCCAGATGATCGGCGCACAACAACTGCTGCGCATGGATCTGATCATGGCCGGCATGCTCTTCGTCGGCCTCACCGGCGCCCTGCTCAACCTCATTGGCCAACGCCTGGAAATTCGCGCGACCCGCTGGAGACACGCATGA
- a CDS encoding ABC transporter ATP-binding protein encodes MNAPIVSFNHVGKSFDVDGFELEAIREFNLDIAEGEFVAIVGSSGCGKSTLLRLLVGLDTQFRGQITVDGKAVSGIGGERGIVFQEHRLFPWLTVADNIGLGLVNEPLSAAQKQKRIDDFIDLVGLRDFTRAYPHQLSGGMAQRVAIARGLVASPRILLLDEPFGALDALTRQQMQDELLAIRARAKITTILVTHDVEEAIFLADRVVVMEPRPGRIKQVVDIALPHPRQRSSFDFHQLREELLHELTSDDHYQPSVPVQIRDLPLTFIAC; translated from the coding sequence ATGAACGCACCGATTGTCAGCTTCAACCACGTAGGCAAATCCTTCGACGTCGACGGTTTCGAACTGGAGGCGATTCGTGAATTCAATCTGGACATCGCCGAGGGCGAATTCGTCGCCATCGTCGGCTCCAGCGGCTGCGGCAAATCGACGTTATTACGCTTGCTCGTGGGCCTCGATACGCAATTTCGTGGGCAGATCACTGTTGACGGCAAAGCTGTCAGCGGCATCGGCGGCGAACGCGGCATTGTCTTTCAGGAACACCGTTTATTCCCGTGGCTGACCGTCGCCGACAACATTGGCCTGGGTCTGGTCAACGAGCCGTTGAGCGCTGCGCAAAAGCAAAAACGCATCGACGATTTCATTGATCTGGTCGGTCTGCGCGACTTCACTCGCGCCTATCCGCACCAGCTCTCCGGCGGCATGGCGCAACGTGTGGCGATCGCTCGCGGTCTGGTCGCCAGCCCACGAATTCTGCTGCTCGATGAACCCTTTGGCGCGCTCGACGCACTGACACGCCAGCAAATGCAGGACGAACTGTTGGCGATCCGCGCCCGCGCGAAGATCACCACGATCCTCGTCACCCACGACGTCGAAGAAGCGATCTTCCTCGCCGACCGCGTGGTGGTGATGGAGCCGCGTCCGGGGCGGATCAAGCAAGTGGTCGACATCGCCCTGCCCCATCCGCGCCAGCGCAGCAGTTTCGACTTCCATCAGTTGCGTGAAGAGCTGCTGCACGAACTGACCAGTGACGACCATTACCAACCGAGCGTGCCGGTGCAGATTCGTGATCTGCCGCTGACGTTCATTGCCTGCTGA
- a CDS encoding LysR family transcriptional regulator, giving the protein MHIDLRQLRHFIALTEQRSFVAGAQAVNLSQSAFSRSIQALEHSVGCQLVDRGRKELPPTKQGQVLLEHARRLVSGAQQMANEISQFNGLEAGELRFGCGPAPAAGLIPRAIGSFIGRYPKARVQFQVDDWQSLSKRLLSEEFEFFVADTRHFEADPDYLTHRLRPRKWHFCCRAGHPLAAFDRITAEQLMSYPLAVSIRPPNLRKVIVDLSGRPDFTPNVECENSSSLLSVVLRSEAIGIVGAYSDALHQAKGELVCLRIEGLADDLEELYTRYGIVSRAGYRLSPLAEAMIEQIKAIDAVDEEVCSLDGLAV; this is encoded by the coding sequence ATGCATATCGACTTGCGACAACTTCGTCACTTCATCGCCCTAACTGAGCAACGCAGCTTTGTTGCCGGCGCGCAGGCGGTGAACCTGTCGCAGTCGGCGTTCAGCCGCAGCATTCAGGCGCTGGAACACAGCGTCGGCTGTCAGTTGGTTGATCGCGGGCGCAAGGAATTGCCGCCGACCAAACAGGGCCAGGTGCTGCTTGAGCACGCGCGGCGGCTGGTCAGTGGCGCGCAGCAAATGGCCAACGAGATCAGCCAGTTCAATGGGCTGGAGGCGGGGGAACTGCGCTTCGGTTGCGGGCCGGCGCCAGCGGCGGGTTTGATCCCGCGCGCGATTGGCAGCTTCATCGGGCGTTATCCAAAAGCGCGCGTTCAGTTCCAGGTCGATGACTGGCAGAGTTTGAGCAAACGCTTACTGAGCGAAGAGTTTGAATTCTTCGTTGCTGATACTCGGCATTTTGAAGCCGATCCGGATTACCTGACGCACCGGTTGCGGCCGCGCAAGTGGCATTTCTGCTGCCGCGCGGGGCATCCGTTGGCGGCTTTTGATCGAATCACTGCTGAGCAATTGATGAGCTATCCGCTGGCGGTGAGCATTCGGCCGCCGAACTTGCGCAAGGTGATTGTCGATCTCAGCGGGCGGCCGGATTTCACCCCGAATGTGGAGTGTGAAAACAGCTCCAGCCTACTGAGTGTGGTGTTGCGTTCGGAGGCGATCGGGATTGTTGGCGCCTATTCGGATGCACTGCATCAGGCCAAGGGTGAACTGGTGTGTTTGCGCATTGAAGGGTTGGCGGATGATCTTGAGGAGTTGTATACGCGCTATGGGATCGTCAGCCGCGCGGGGTATCGGTTGTCGCCGCTGGCGGAGGCGATGATTGAGCAGATCAAGGCGATTGATGCGGTGGATGAGGAGGTGTGTTCACTGGACGGACTCGCTGTCTGA